The following proteins come from a genomic window of Takifugu rubripes chromosome 11, fTakRub1.2, whole genome shotgun sequence:
- the LOC115251560 gene encoding ubiquitin carboxyl-terminal hydrolase 37-like isoform X1 has translation MNSSLQSLLILTDFMKDISSLEKDWRNVPGAKMLKELLKLRKSHTSTDQKAKVKLLLSFKLAVSMNAPAFMGNLQHDAHEFLTTVLDQISMAMRAASEQSLQSIVCPVKKHMDFCVNSVRKCKSCNIKSVRKLQYTNLSLDVIPGATVEEMMQRYFTEEEVLFKCEWCEGCRSVLSSSLESLPRVFILQLKRFCFFTNSKISDPVKLQRDIIVRSAQGAACYSLVSVISHLGTLHRGHYVCDCIYPDRSSDDFSDPWMMLNDATVYPTNGAEVCEQRSRLGYILFYKRNVRTHTPTVTQLLNLELPGIILTPCLFVLFLGCG, from the exons ATGAACTCCAGCTTGCAGAGTCTCCTGATTTTGACTGACTTTATGAAAGATATCAGTTCATTGGAGAAGGATTGGAGAAACGTTCCTGGAGCCAAAATGCTAAAGGAGCTATTAAAGCTGAGGAAAAGCCACACCTCAACAGACCAAAAAGCTAAAGTCAAGCTCCTTCTGTCATTCAAACTGGCCGTCAGTATGAATGCTCCTGCTTTCATGGGAAACCTCCAGCAT GACGCTCATGAGTTCCTGACCACGGTCCTGGATCAGATTAGCATGGCAATGAGAGCCGCATCAGAGCAAAGCCTTCAGAGCATCGTCTGCCCCGTGAAAAAGCACATGGATTTTTGCGTCAACTCTGTCAGAAAATGCAAGAG CTGCAATATAAAGAGCGTGAGGAAGCTCCAATATACAAACTTGTCTCTGGATGTGATACCTGGAGCAACGGTAGAGGAGATGATGCAGAGGTACTTTACG GAGGAAGAAGTTCTGTTCAAGTGTGAGTGGTGTGAAGGATGTAGATCAGTTCTCAGTTCATCTTTGGAATCTCTACCACG TGTGTTCATCCTCCAGCTGAAGCGATTTTGTTTCTTTACAAATTCAAAGATATCCGACCCTGTCAAGCTTCAGAGGGACATCATAGTTCGATCTGCACAG GGTGCAGCCTGCTACAGTCTGGTCAGCGTCATCAGTCATCTCGGGACATTACACAGAG GACACTATGTCTGCGATTGTATTTATCCAGACAGGAGCTCAGATGACTTTTCAGACCCCTGGATGATGCTCAATGACGCAACTGTCTATCCGACAAATGGGGCTGAAGTTTGTGAACAACGGAGCAGGTTGGGCTACATTCTATTTTACAAGAGAAATGTAAGAACCCACACTCCCACTGTGACACAGTTATTAAATCTGGAATTGCCTGGCATCATTCTAACGCCGTGTctatttgttttgttcttaGGATGTGGATGA
- the LOC115251560 gene encoding ubiquitin carboxyl-terminal hydrolase 37-like isoform X2 — protein MNSSLQSLLILTDFMKDISSLEKDWRNVPGAKMLKELLKLRKSHTSTDQKAKVKLLLSFKLAVSMNAPAFMGNLQHDAHEFLTTVLDQISMAMRAASEQSLQSIVCPVKKHMDFCVNSVRKCKSCNIKSVRKLQYTNLSLDVIPGATVEEMMQRYFTEEEVLFKCEWCEGCRSVLSSSLESLPRVFILQLKRFCFFTNSKISDPVKLQRDIIVRSAQGAACYSLVSVISHLGTLHRGHYVCDCIYPDRSSDDFSDPWMMLNDATVYPTNGAEVCEQRSRLGYILFYKRNDVDDRNYFE, from the exons ATGAACTCCAGCTTGCAGAGTCTCCTGATTTTGACTGACTTTATGAAAGATATCAGTTCATTGGAGAAGGATTGGAGAAACGTTCCTGGAGCCAAAATGCTAAAGGAGCTATTAAAGCTGAGGAAAAGCCACACCTCAACAGACCAAAAAGCTAAAGTCAAGCTCCTTCTGTCATTCAAACTGGCCGTCAGTATGAATGCTCCTGCTTTCATGGGAAACCTCCAGCAT GACGCTCATGAGTTCCTGACCACGGTCCTGGATCAGATTAGCATGGCAATGAGAGCCGCATCAGAGCAAAGCCTTCAGAGCATCGTCTGCCCCGTGAAAAAGCACATGGATTTTTGCGTCAACTCTGTCAGAAAATGCAAGAG CTGCAATATAAAGAGCGTGAGGAAGCTCCAATATACAAACTTGTCTCTGGATGTGATACCTGGAGCAACGGTAGAGGAGATGATGCAGAGGTACTTTACG GAGGAAGAAGTTCTGTTCAAGTGTGAGTGGTGTGAAGGATGTAGATCAGTTCTCAGTTCATCTTTGGAATCTCTACCACG TGTGTTCATCCTCCAGCTGAAGCGATTTTGTTTCTTTACAAATTCAAAGATATCCGACCCTGTCAAGCTTCAGAGGGACATCATAGTTCGATCTGCACAG GGTGCAGCCTGCTACAGTCTGGTCAGCGTCATCAGTCATCTCGGGACATTACACAGAG GACACTATGTCTGCGATTGTATTTATCCAGACAGGAGCTCAGATGACTTTTCAGACCCCTGGATGATGCTCAATGACGCAACTGTCTATCCGACAAATGGGGCTGAAGTTTGTGAACAACGGAGCAGGTTGGGCTACATTCTATTTTACAAGAGAAAT GATGTGGATGACAGAAATTATTTTGAATGA